One Campylobacter lari DNA segment encodes these proteins:
- a CDS encoding D-amino acid aminotransferase codes for MQEMEIVFLNDEFVKASEAKVSVFDRGFIFGDGIYEVVPVVNAKIADKEEFWERFERSLAQIELQIPYTKEEFENILEQLIIKNSLKEGGLYMQVTRGVASRNFALLKGLKPTIMAFAFECKVIEHEHAKNGVSVISTADLRWKRRDIKSISLLAQCLAKEEAVKAKVFEAFMVENALVTEASSSSAFIIKDKTLITKPFSNEILPGIRRKNILKFAKELDLKVDQRAFSMKEVYEADEVFISAATFLILGVIKADSKVINDGKVGFYTQKLREKYVEKIQKEVF; via the coding sequence ATGCAAGAAATGGAAATAGTATTTTTAAATGATGAGTTTGTAAAAGCTAGTGAAGCTAAAGTGAGTGTTTTTGATAGAGGTTTTATCTTTGGGGATGGAATTTATGAAGTAGTTCCTGTGGTAAATGCAAAAATAGCTGATAAGGAAGAATTTTGGGAGCGTTTTGAGCGCAGTTTGGCTCAAATTGAATTACAAATTCCTTATACAAAAGAAGAATTTGAAAATATTTTAGAGCAATTAATCATTAAAAACTCTCTTAAAGAAGGTGGACTTTACATGCAAGTTACTAGAGGGGTTGCTAGTAGAAATTTTGCTCTTTTAAAGGGGTTAAAACCTACTATTATGGCTTTTGCTTTTGAATGCAAGGTGATTGAGCATGAGCATGCTAAAAACGGAGTGAGTGTTATTTCAACAGCTGATTTAAGATGGAAAAGAAGGGATATAAAATCAATTTCTTTATTAGCTCAATGTCTTGCAAAAGAGGAAGCTGTAAAAGCTAAGGTTTTTGAAGCTTTTATGGTGGAAAATGCTTTAGTAACGGAAGCTTCTAGTAGTTCAGCTTTTATTATAAAAGATAAAACTTTAATCACTAAGCCATTTTCTAATGAAATTTTACCAGGAATTCGCCGTAAAAATATCTTGAAATTTGCAAAAGAACTTGATCTTAAAGTAGATCAAAGAGCTTTTAGTATGAAAGAAGTATATGAAGCTGATGAGGTCTTTATTTCTGCAGCTACTTTTTTGATTTTGGGTGTTATAAAAGCAGATAGCAAGGTAATTAATGATGGTAAAGTAGGTTTTTATACTCAAAAGTTAAGAGAAAAATATGTAGAAAAAATACAAAAAGAGGTTTTTTAA
- a CDS encoding ABC transporter permease: MQIKIVKNSIFQNKIQKSLALLTIFLATLLMATMLNLTLGIGNEITKELRSYGSNILVLPKGASLSVEVGNKIYEPLKNQNFLEESKLHTIKEIFWRNNINAFAPFLDTQVKIQTPNTNYENISLVGTYFDKAIKVQDDDDFYAGIKELYKYSQIKGSYPKDDSLDEIMLGKDLAQKYDLKINDEITLVQNDQIFKTKVVGIIDLTQAFSNKIITSLLLAQKLSKKEGLFAKAEVSALTIPENDLAQKARRDVDSLNQLEYDQWYCTAYVSSIAYQIAEDFKGASTKVVSAISDAESLIVSKIQSLMGVVSIICLIVASIAISSLMSADIFRRKSEIGLLKALGASTLQIYMIFALEGVVVALVGAVFGFAFGVGVSEVIALSIFDHTIAISWIILPICLFFAMLIVFLGCLFSIKGISKLSTSEVLYGK; encoded by the coding sequence ATGCAAATTAAGATTGTAAAAAATTCCATTTTTCAAAATAAAATTCAAAAATCTCTAGCCTTGCTAACGATTTTTTTAGCTACTTTACTTATGGCTACGATGTTAAATCTTACTTTGGGCATAGGTAATGAAATCACAAAAGAATTAAGAAGTTATGGATCGAACATTTTAGTTTTACCTAAAGGTGCAAGTTTAAGTGTAGAAGTGGGTAATAAAATCTATGAGCCTTTGAAAAATCAAAATTTTTTAGAAGAAAGCAAACTCCATACTATAAAAGAAATTTTTTGGAGAAATAATATCAACGCCTTTGCACCATTTTTAGATACCCAAGTAAAAATTCAAACTCCAAATACAAATTATGAAAATATCTCTTTAGTGGGAACTTATTTTGATAAGGCTATAAAGGTGCAAGATGATGATGATTTTTATGCAGGTATTAAAGAATTATACAAATATAGTCAAATCAAAGGAAGCTACCCAAAAGATGATAGTTTAGATGAAATAATGCTAGGAAAAGACTTAGCACAAAAATATGATTTAAAAATAAATGATGAAATTACTCTTGTGCAAAATGATCAAATTTTTAAAACAAAAGTTGTTGGTATTATAGACTTAACTCAAGCTTTTTCAAATAAAATCATTACTTCTTTACTTTTAGCACAAAAACTTTCTAAAAAAGAAGGTTTGTTTGCTAAAGCAGAAGTTTCAGCTTTGACTATACCTGAAAACGATTTAGCACAAAAAGCAAGACGCGATGTAGATAGTCTTAATCAGCTTGAGTATGATCAGTGGTATTGCACTGCTTATGTAAGTTCTATTGCTTATCAAATCGCAGAAGATTTTAAAGGTGCTAGCACAAAAGTAGTGAGTGCGATTTCAGATGCAGAAAGTTTGATAGTGTCTAAAATTCAATCTTTAATGGGTGTAGTTAGCATTATATGTTTAATCGTAGCTTCCATAGCCATATCATCTTTAATGAGTGCAGATATTTTTAGAAGAAAAAGCGAAATAGGACTTTTAAAAGCTTTGGGTGCTAGCACTTTGCAAATTTATATGATTTTTGCACTAGAAGGGGTTGTGGTAGCTTTAGTTGGAGCAGTTTTTGGTTTTGCTTTTGGCGTTGGGGTTTCAGAAGTTATTGCTCTAAGTATATTTGACCATACTATTGCTATATCTTGGATTATTTTACCAATTTGTTTATTTTTTGCGATGCTTATAGTATTTTTAGGATGTTTGTTCTCTATCAAAGGAATTTCTAAACTTTCTACTTCAGAGGTTTTATATGGGAAATAA
- a CDS encoding class II aldolase and adducin N-terminal domain-containing protein, translated as MNKENIISQIKILSTSMFKKNFFGICHGSVSAKLSQGSFIINKNNAFLNQLDEKNLSILKFAKDYSWDEASSDSEIHKSIYENIPEAKFICFACPAYTLSMSLNHDFITPQDYFGEIFLEEIRVYNPKSYEDWEDRSQTEIYRSMLEQKQNFVVVKGYGIFAYGRTSYELGKIIDLIENSCKIIHLAETNLS; from the coding sequence ATGAATAAAGAAAATATCATTTCTCAAATTAAAATACTTTCTACTTCAATGTTTAAAAAAAATTTTTTTGGAATTTGTCACGGCTCTGTTTCAGCTAAATTATCTCAAGGATCATTTATTATCAATAAAAATAATGCGTTTTTAAATCAACTAGATGAAAAAAATCTAAGTATTTTAAAATTTGCAAAAGATTATAGCTGGGATGAAGCTAGTAGCGATTCTGAAATCCATAAAAGTATATATGAAAACATACCTGAAGCTAAATTTATATGTTTTGCTTGCCCAGCTTATACCTTATCCATGAGTTTAAATCATGATTTTATAACACCTCAAGATTATTTTGGTGAAATTTTTTTAGAAGAAATTCGAGTTTATAATCCCAAAAGTTATGAAGACTGGGAAGATAGATCACAAACTGAAATTTATCGCTCTATGCTAGAGCAAAAACAAAATTTTGTTGTTGTAAAAGGTTATGGCATCTTTGCTTATGGTAGAACAAGTTATGAATTAGGCAAAATTATAGATTTAATTGAAAATTCTTGCAAAATCATCCATTTAGCTGAAACAAATTTATCATAA
- the rsmH gene encoding 16S rRNA (cytosine(1402)-N(4))-methyltransferase RsmH, with protein MQSPHIPVLLQEVLDAFDDFDGGDFLDCTLGYGGHSKALLQAHEKLRLIACDKDLEALNFSKDFLKNFQDRVSFNHIGFKDILTQISTQNLRGILADIGVSSLQLDKNDRGFSLNSDFLDMRMDQNNPLSAKEVVNFYSKEALEQIFKDYGDLTPVASMLAQKIINARSQKEIVSAKELSQIIGNAKLKGRNVSLALLVFQALRIEVNNELGELKSLLENIEKAKLKDCKLAIISFHSLEDRIVKNTFKRWEKDCICDERAIKCECGKGHSLGKILSKKAISASKEEISYNSRSSCAKMRIFYFR; from the coding sequence TTGCAAAGTCCACATATTCCTGTTTTATTGCAAGAAGTTTTAGATGCTTTTGATGATTTTGATGGTGGAGATTTTTTAGATTGTACTTTGGGTTATGGAGGACATTCTAAAGCATTATTACAAGCCCATGAGAAACTAAGATTAATTGCTTGTGATAAAGATTTAGAAGCTTTAAATTTTTCTAAAGATTTTTTAAAAAATTTTCAAGATAGGGTAAGTTTTAACCATATAGGTTTTAAAGATATTTTAACTCAAATTTCAACGCAAAACTTAAGAGGAATTTTAGCTGATATTGGTGTATCTTCTTTGCAACTTGATAAAAATGATAGAGGTTTTTCACTAAATTCTGATTTTTTAGATATGAGAATGGATCAAAATAATCCTTTAAGCGCTAAAGAAGTAGTTAATTTTTACAGCAAGGAAGCTTTGGAGCAAATTTTTAAAGACTATGGAGATTTAACACCGGTTGCTTCAATGCTTGCTCAAAAAATTATCAATGCAAGAAGTCAAAAAGAGATTGTAAGTGCAAAAGAATTAAGCCAAATTATAGGAAATGCTAAGTTAAAAGGACGCAATGTATCTTTAGCTTTGCTTGTGTTTCAGGCTTTACGCATAGAAGTAAATAATGAACTTGGTGAGTTAAAATCCTTACTTGAAAATATAGAAAAAGCAAAATTAAAAGATTGTAAATTAGCTATTATTAGCTTTCATTCTTTGGAAGATAGGATAGTAAAAAATACTTTTAAAAGATGGGAAAAAGACTGTATTTGTGATGAAAGAGCTATAAAATGTGAATGTGGCAAAGGACATAGTCTTGGGAAAATTTTAAGTAAAAAAGCTATAAGTGCCTCCAAAGAAGAAATAAGCTATAATAGCAGATCAAGTTGTGCAAAAATGAGAATTTTTTATTTTAGGTAA
- a CDS encoding Fe-S-containing protein — protein sequence MSIYFVHFFGVFFSYALLSALFFYNLKNSLVFKLAFVGFVFSYFAFFISAKTLSYDLLYFSNDILFVLLFLGIIIFSFLKNNFLKEKIQAILLFLLSFAFGVKYLHISIDFPILSTNFLDSLAISSFGLILLAFVVCFGVYLFTRWLREFKFKFLNLFLFIIVIFYLNEALAQILLHLMREGVIETESLYLSYVAKSVYYAKFYTYGWFVLLGLFIVLALKQRVSENTKKKDFDIEFRKNQAKNSTITNFSASIFSAMILSLCIFLFYDMHASRPVTIDEPTYVEPNENDEFVFDVAILRDNNLHRFAYISDEGKVVRFFLINKREDKDSPVAVFDACSICGDMGYVKKGGELICISCNVRIFLPSVGKAGGCNPIPMKYKFENGKVIIPFSEILDGVNFFTQVVEKKVYDPIDNTELINLKAPRSYVYKGRTYFFANEKNYEEFKNDPLKYIDMNKTSKYRIHNLLGNDYAN from the coding sequence ATGTCGATTTATTTTGTACATTTTTTTGGAGTATTTTTTTCTTATGCGCTTTTGAGTGCTTTATTTTTTTATAATCTAAAAAATTCTTTAGTGTTCAAACTTGCTTTTGTAGGTTTTGTTTTTTCTTATTTTGCTTTTTTTATTAGCGCTAAAACACTAAGCTATGATTTGTTGTATTTTTCTAATGATATTTTATTTGTTTTATTGTTTTTGGGCATTATCATTTTTTCTTTTTTAAAAAATAATTTTTTAAAAGAAAAAATTCAAGCAATATTGCTTTTTTTATTATCTTTTGCTTTTGGTGTAAAATACTTACATATTTCTATTGACTTTCCTATATTAAGCACTAATTTTTTAGATTCTTTAGCGATTAGCTCTTTTGGGCTTATTTTACTTGCTTTTGTTGTGTGTTTTGGGGTTTATCTTTTTACAAGATGGCTAAGAGAATTTAAATTCAAGTTTTTAAATTTATTTTTATTTATTATCGTAATTTTTTATCTAAATGAAGCTTTAGCACAAATTTTATTACACCTTATGAGAGAAGGCGTGATAGAAACAGAAAGCTTGTATTTAAGCTATGTGGCAAAAAGTGTGTATTATGCTAAATTTTATACTTATGGATGGTTTGTGTTATTAGGGCTTTTTATAGTTTTAGCTCTAAAGCAAAGAGTAAGTGAAAATACTAAGAAAAAAGATTTTGATATAGAATTTAGAAAAAATCAAGCAAAAAATTCAACTATAACTAATTTTAGTGCAAGTATTTTTAGTGCTATGATTTTAAGTCTTTGTATTTTTCTCTTTTATGACATGCATGCTTCAAGACCGGTAACCATAGATGAACCAACCTATGTAGAGCCAAATGAAAATGATGAATTTGTCTTTGATGTAGCTATTTTAAGAGATAATAACTTACACCGCTTTGCTTATATTAGCGATGAGGGTAAAGTGGTAAGATTTTTCTTAATCAACAAAAGAGAAGATAAAGACTCACCAGTAGCTGTTTTTGATGCTTGTAGTATATGTGGGGATATGGGTTATGTTAAAAAAGGTGGAGAGTTAATTTGTATCTCATGTAATGTTAGAATTTTCTTACCAAGTGTAGGTAAGGCAGGTGGGTGTAATCCTATCCCTATGAAATATAAATTTGAAAATGGCAAAGTTATTATACCTTTTTCAGAAATTTTAGATGGGGTAAATTTTTTCACTCAAGTAGTAGAAAAGAAAGTTTATGATCCTATTGATAATACTGAACTAATTAATTTAAAAGCGCCAAGATCTTATGTTTATAAAGGAAGAACATATTTTTTTGCTAATGAAAAAAACTATGAAGAGTTTAAAAATGATCCTTTAAAATACATCGATATGAATAAGACTTCAAAATATAGAATTCATAATTTATTAGGAAATGACTATGCAAATTAA
- a CDS encoding FTR1 family iron permease produces the protein MIFLFCSIVYAREIDYQKEAQAIKQILNESMILYKENKNLEAKKKAEDAYFQHFETMEGSIGRNVGRKAIVMERKFVNLRKLYKDKEDFSKIEALISSLYFDLDEIVPILEKGFQLKAEASDVNYDKKAAESSSLKAEKERQAQAEAMFAALLEENVKEQTSQNSTQSLIAQEQSTQKDEALLALQEASALDARLQFLMDSMISKLDQAALAFVNKDYQKAKDLIQSALFEDYRNSKVEVLVARYTKAGVDKKIQTKLRTIIRKINANTLDEKTIRDEISNISDLLYEAFLALPKEELALLQVKGFDESAMSTKNYTKVYDDMKIALNDILQNYEGFNLNSIDALQNVYLDIFEASGMESKIGAIDSALKLKIESYFSKGVALIKASASKEELKQNFDELSALVEGSLDKIQESSPMSLFIWALGIILREGLEALIIIVAIVSYLVQSGNKKRLNIVYSALWSGVFLSFVTAFFISWIFKEQAGQSRELLEGITMLVAVALLFYVGFWLLSNAQNKKWANYVKTQAVEAISNNSAKTLWFSVFLAVYREGAETILFYQALLFDAKTSIDYSFIFIGLASGLIILIILYYLLKAGALKIPVKQFFYITSYIIFYMVFVFTGKGIGELIEAKVITPSLLPFDFEGILWLGIYPYYESIIPQFMVLILLIMGIFITKQISNKREKI, from the coding sequence ATGATTTTTTTATTTTGTTCTATTGTTTATGCAAGAGAGATTGATTATCAAAAAGAAGCTCAAGCAATCAAGCAAATTTTAAATGAAAGTATGATTTTATATAAAGAAAATAAAAATTTAGAAGCGAAAAAAAAGGCAGAAGATGCTTATTTTCAACATTTTGAAACCATGGAAGGTTCTATTGGGCGTAATGTCGGTAGAAAAGCCATTGTTATGGAGCGTAAATTTGTTAATTTAAGAAAGCTATATAAAGATAAAGAAGATTTTTCTAAAATAGAAGCTTTGATTAGTAGTTTGTATTTTGATTTAGATGAAATAGTTCCTATTTTAGAAAAAGGCTTTCAACTTAAAGCTGAAGCTAGTGATGTAAATTATGATAAAAAGGCAGCTGAAAGCTCGTCTTTAAAAGCAGAAAAAGAGCGTCAAGCACAAGCTGAAGCAATGTTTGCAGCTTTGCTTGAAGAGAATGTTAAAGAACAAACTTCACAAAATTCAACTCAAAGTTTGATTGCTCAGGAACAAAGCACTCAAAAAGATGAAGCATTGCTAGCTTTGCAAGAAGCTTCGGCTTTGGATGCAAGATTACAATTTTTAATGGATTCGATGATTTCAAAGCTTGATCAGGCTGCATTAGCTTTTGTAAATAAAGACTATCAAAAAGCTAAAGATTTGATTCAATCAGCATTGTTTGAAGATTATAGAAATTCAAAAGTAGAAGTTTTAGTAGCAAGATATACTAAGGCAGGGGTGGATAAAAAAATTCAAACTAAACTTAGAACTATTATAAGAAAAATCAACGCTAATACTTTAGATGAAAAAACTATTAGAGATGAAATTTCAAATATATCAGATTTATTATATGAAGCGTTTTTAGCATTGCCTAAAGAAGAATTAGCTTTACTTCAGGTTAAAGGTTTTGATGAGAGTGCTATGAGTACTAAAAACTATACTAAAGTATATGATGATATGAAAATTGCTCTTAATGATATTTTGCAAAATTATGAGGGATTTAATTTAAATAGCATAGATGCTTTACAAAATGTGTATTTGGATATTTTTGAAGCAAGTGGTATGGAAAGTAAAATTGGTGCTATTGATAGCGCTTTGAAATTAAAAATAGAAAGTTATTTTTCAAAAGGCGTTGCGCTTATTAAAGCAAGTGCTTCTAAAGAAGAATTAAAACAAAATTTTGACGAGCTTAGTGCCTTAGTAGAAGGCTCTTTAGATAAAATTCAAGAATCCTCACCTATGTCTTTATTTATATGGGCTTTAGGTATTATTTTAAGAGAGGGTTTGGAAGCTTTAATTATCATTGTAGCTATAGTTTCATACCTAGTTCAAAGTGGCAATAAAAAGCGTTTAAATATAGTATATTCAGCACTTTGGAGTGGAGTGTTTTTAAGTTTTGTAACCGCATTTTTTATTTCATGGATTTTTAAAGAACAAGCAGGGCAAAGTAGAGAGTTGCTAGAAGGCATTACTATGCTTGTGGCTGTTGCATTATTATTTTATGTAGGTTTTTGGCTTTTATCAAATGCACAAAATAAAAAATGGGCAAATTATGTAAAAACTCAAGCAGTTGAAGCTATCTCTAATAATTCAGCAAAAACCTTATGGTTTAGTGTATTTTTAGCTGTATATAGAGAAGGTGCTGAAACTATTCTTTTTTATCAGGCTTTATTATTTGATGCAAAAACAAGCATAGATTATAGTTTTATATTTATAGGATTAGCTAGTGGATTAATTATACTTATCATACTTTATTATTTATTAAAAGCTGGTGCTTTAAAAATACCAGTAAAACAATTTTTCTATATAACTTCATACATTATTTTTTATATGGTCTTTGTCTTTACAGGCAAAGGCATTGGTGAGCTCATAGAAGCTAAGGTTATCACCCCAAGCTTACTTCCTTTTGATTTTGAAGGAATTTTATGGCTTGGAATTTATCCTTACTATGAGAGCATCATACCTCAGTTTATGGTTTTAATCTTACTCATTATGGGTATTTTTATAACAAAGCAAATTTCAAATAAAAGGGAAAAAATATGA
- a CDS encoding cation:dicarboxylate symporter family transporter translates to MIVITHKKPSKIKKMLKNLGFWVIIGIIAGISLGLLDKELALASKIGVDYFIQALKILIGPIIFLTIVLGVVSLESLKQVGSIGAKALLYFEVVSTFALAIGIFMANIMGPGKGMNLDPSTLDKDSVAQFVNKNIEISAQNEILHILKDAIPTDIIAAFSEGKTLQILVIALACAFIVSLMRVDERKAIQKTLEIMQSFVFKILEIIMYFSPIAAFSAMAFLVAKYGLDSLLNLGYLLVVMLFASLLFIFGVLGLICFIAKVNIFKFMRFISREVLIVFATSSSESALAPLMRKLEKAGISKATVGLVLPTGYSFNLDCTNIYLAMSLIFLAQAFNVELSLMHEISILIVLMIASKGAVGVTGSGFIILGSTLAALSNMHIAEANNGLGASLGEVLPVAAISILLGVDKFMSEIRAVGNLCGNSVAALIVAIWDKQIDWEKFRYALDNPKEFTNAGFD, encoded by the coding sequence ATGATAGTAATTACCCATAAAAAACCAAGTAAAATCAAAAAAATGTTAAAAAATTTAGGTTTTTGGGTAATTATAGGAATAATAGCTGGCATTAGCCTTGGCTTATTAGATAAAGAACTTGCATTAGCTAGTAAAATCGGGGTAGATTATTTTATACAAGCTTTAAAAATTCTCATAGGGCCTATTATATTTTTAACCATTGTTTTAGGAGTTGTTAGTCTTGAGAGTTTAAAGCAAGTTGGAAGTATAGGTGCTAAAGCTTTATTATACTTTGAAGTAGTGAGTACTTTTGCTTTAGCTATTGGTATTTTTATGGCAAATATTATGGGACCTGGAAAAGGAATGAATCTTGATCCAAGCACCTTAGATAAAGATAGCGTAGCTCAATTTGTTAATAAAAACATAGAAATAAGCGCGCAAAATGAGATTTTGCATATTTTAAAAGATGCTATACCTACTGACATCATCGCTGCTTTTAGCGAAGGAAAAACCTTGCAAATTTTAGTTATAGCTCTAGCTTGTGCTTTTATTGTTTCACTTATGAGGGTTGATGAGAGAAAAGCTATACAAAAAACCTTAGAAATAATGCAAAGCTTTGTTTTTAAAATTCTAGAAATTATTATGTATTTTTCTCCTATTGCTGCTTTTTCTGCGATGGCATTTTTAGTGGCAAAATATGGGCTTGATTCTTTATTAAATTTAGGATATTTGCTTGTTGTTATGCTATTTGCTTCTTTGCTTTTTATCTTTGGAGTTTTAGGACTTATTTGTTTTATTGCTAAAGTTAATATTTTTAAATTTATGCGTTTTATTTCAAGAGAAGTTTTGATAGTTTTTGCCACAAGCTCTAGTGAATCAGCACTAGCTCCACTTATGAGAAAACTTGAAAAAGCAGGAATTTCAAAGGCCACCGTGGGTTTAGTATTACCGACTGGGTATAGTTTCAATCTTGATTGTACTAATATTTATTTAGCTATGAGTTTGATTTTTCTTGCACAAGCTTTTAATGTAGAACTTTCTTTGATGCATGAAATTAGCATTTTAATCGTACTAATGATAGCTTCAAAAGGTGCTGTTGGTGTAACTGGTTCAGGTTTTATCATACTAGGAAGTACGCTGGCAGCTTTATCTAATATGCATATAGCAGAAGCTAACAATGGCTTAGGAGCAAGCTTGGGAGAGGTTTTACCTGTGGCTGCTATTTCTATACTTTTGGGTGTGGATAAATTTATGTCTGAAATTCGTGCGGTAGGAAATTTATGCGGTAATAGCGTAGCAGCTTTAATCGTAGCTATTTGGGATAAACAAATAGACTGGGAAAAATTCCGCTACGCTCTTGATAATCCTAAAGAATTTACAAATGCAGGTTTTGATTAA
- a CDS encoding ferrirhodotorulic acid transporter, periplasmic binding protein: MKKTLLSLGAAASILASSVFAAEVPIGDPYELNGMEIAAVYLQPIEMEPRGIDLAASLADIHLEADIHALKGNKNGFPEGFWIPYLTIAYKLTNLDNGKVKTGTLMPMVADDGPHYGANLKMDTGIGNYELVFLIESPEKQGFGRHVDKETGVGKWFEPFSVKYNFKYTGKPK; this comes from the coding sequence ATGAAAAAAACTTTATTAAGTTTAGGCGCAGCAGCTAGTATTTTAGCTAGTTCAGTTTTTGCAGCAGAGGTGCCAATTGGCGATCCTTATGAGTTAAATGGTATGGAAATAGCAGCGGTTTATTTACAACCAATCGAAATGGAGCCAAGAGGGATTGATCTTGCAGCAAGTTTAGCAGATATTCACCTTGAAGCAGATATTCATGCATTAAAGGGCAATAAAAACGGCTTTCCAGAAGGCTTTTGGATCCCTTATTTAACTATAGCTTATAAGCTAACTAATCTTGATAATGGTAAAGTAAAAACAGGAACTCTTATGCCTATGGTTGCAGATGATGGCCCTCACTATGGTGCGAATTTAAAAATGGATACAGGTATAGGAAATTATGAGTTAGTATTTTTAATAGAAAGCCCAGAAAAACAAGGTTTTGGACGCCATGTTGATAAAGAAACAGGTGTTGGTAAATGGTTTGAGCCGTTTTCAGTTAAATACAACTTCAAATACACAGGAAAACCTAAGTGA
- a CDS encoding glycosyl transferase family 90: MADSRFMMNVKGIAKSFIPRKIYQNQLQNILKEILKSKNIDNIITRLNYYNLQNDFFDIKNFQNYEKIGKFPFKKTSYAYDAYAISKYFNDDFLWIKGFGDISYNLKYPSIAKSRPVKNGFNNIILKLDKNRHFDFIQDKNQFEDKKDLLFFRGAIYQPHRIKFFEKYFDNPRCDIAHVGGRKIQAEKWIKNLNFKISRVHQTQFKFLLSLEGNDVASNLKWAMKTNSLVLAPKMRYETWFMEGKLVPNEHFALIDDDYENVEALLDYYLANPYKAKEIIQNAHAYIEQFLDEKIEFYIGILVLAKYFYYSNQLDLPKDIVDLFD; the protein is encoded by the coding sequence ATGGCAGATTCTAGATTTATGATGAATGTAAAAGGTATAGCTAAAAGTTTCATACCTAGAAAAATTTATCAAAATCAATTACAAAATATTTTAAAAGAAATTTTAAAATCAAAAAATATAGATAATATTATTACTCGCTTAAATTATTACAATCTACAAAATGATTTTTTTGATATAAAAAATTTTCAAAATTATGAAAAAATAGGAAAATTTCCTTTTAAAAAAACTTCCTATGCTTATGATGCTTATGCAATTAGTAAATATTTTAATGATGATTTTTTGTGGATTAAAGGTTTTGGGGATATTAGTTATAATCTTAAATATCCAAGTATAGCTAAATCAAGACCAGTTAAAAATGGTTTTAATAACATCATTTTAAAATTAGATAAAAACAGACATTTTGATTTTATACAAGATAAAAATCAATTTGAAGATAAGAAAGACTTGCTTTTTTTTAGAGGTGCGATTTATCAGCCTCATCGTATTAAATTTTTTGAAAAGTATTTTGATAATCCTCGTTGTGATATTGCTCATGTTGGTGGTAGAAAAATTCAAGCCGAAAAATGGATTAAGAATTTAAATTTTAAAATTAGTAGAGTCCATCAAACTCAGTTTAAATTTTTACTTTCACTAGAAGGTAATGATGTAGCAAGTAACTTAAAGTGGGCAATGAAAACAAATTCGTTAGTTTTAGCTCCAAAAATGCGCTATGAAACTTGGTTTATGGAAGGAAAATTAGTTCCAAATGAGCATTTTGCTTTGATTGATGATGATTATGAAAATGTAGAAGCTTTACTTGATTATTATTTAGCTAATCCATATAAAGCAAAAGAAATCATACAAAATGCCCATGCTTACATAGAGCAATTTTTGGATGAAAAGATAGAATTTTATATAGGAATTTTAGTTTTAGCTAAGTATTTTTATTATTCTAATCAGCTTGATTTGCCAAAAGATATTGTTGATTTATTTGATTAA